A segment of the Microscilla marina ATCC 23134 genome:
GCAAAGGGGGCAAGTGGGGGTATGTAAACCAGCGTGGCAAAGTAGTCATTCCATTTAAATATAAACAAGCCAACAGTTTTATTGATGGTTTTGCTATGGTAAGTCTGGGCGATGAAAATCCTCATTTTATTAGTCGACAAGGTGATAAATATGATGATTTTAGAGCTTATGAAGAGGGAGTGGCCGCTGTCAGAAAAAATGGTAAGTGGGGATTTATTGATGAGCAGGGCAAACTGATGATTCCTTACCGTTATGATGATGTACGCTCTTTTAAGAAAGGGTGGGCACAAGTACGCACAGGCAAAAAGAAATATTATATAAATAAAGAAGGAAAGCGACTAAAATAGGTATGTAAAGAAGCGGTTGGATGAAGTAAAATGGCGCTGCCTTTCTGTTAAGAGACACAATATGAAGTTATACACAACAGAACAATGTATGTTGCTGAATGGGCAACCCTTGGGTAGTGGGGCAGAAGGAAATGTATATGAAGTAGTAGCGCCTACTGCTTTCAAAAACTACGTAGCTAAGGTGTACCATCGTCATGAACAACACAAACACCGGGCGTCTAAAATCAAGCACTTGATTACTGCCCAAGCAAGTAGCAATATTTCTTCAGCAGTTATTTTACCTAAAGAATGTTTATATAACGAGGAGGGAGATTTTGTGGGCTTTTTGATGCCTAGAGTAAATGCCCCTTATCATTTAACCTCCCTTTGTAGTTTAAGCCTGCCCCACAATGCCCCCGAAGCCTGGTATAATAAATACGCCAGAGTGCCTTATAATTTATATTTTCGTTTATTAATTTGTAAAAACCTGGCCGAGGTAGTTGCCAGCTTACACCAAACCGGACAATATGTATTTGCTGACCTGAAGCCCGAAAATATCAAGGTAAATCTCCAGGGCGATGTGTTTGTCATAGATGTTGACTCTATTCAAGTTACTCAGGATCAAGCTTTGTTGTTTGCCACCGAGAAAATCACCCCCGAATATGCTCCACAAGAGGTCAAACAAATTCACTTTAAACATGAGATTGTACCAGTACACTGGGACCATTTTTCACTAGGGGTGATTTTTTATAAGGTATTACTGGGTTTACACCCTTACACAGGCACTTGCTTACCTCCTTACGAAGATTTGGTGTCGAATGAACAAAAAATTCAAGCCAACTTGTTGCCTTTGGGGGACCAGGCACAACATTTTGACATCATTCCTGAGCCTCACCAGGCTTTTGGTCAATTGCCATCGTCTGTGCAACAGTTACTGGAAACCAGCTTTAGTGTTACCCCATCACAGCGCCCCGACGCACTATGCTGGCAACAAACCCTTGAAAAAGAGTTAAAAGTTTTGGGCAAACCCAAAATAAAAAAACAAGTTATAGTAGTGGCTGGCAAGTTGGCAAGCGCCGCGCAAGCCCACCCCGTGGATGTACCCTCCAAACCCAGCAAAGCCCACCGTGATGTGGCCAAGCTGATTGCAGTAAACATTACAGCTTTTATGATATTAATGGCGTTGGTACGCTTTGTATCTGCCAGTAATTTGTTCAAACAAACTACCTTGGTTTCTCCATTGGTGGTCACCCCGTTAAATAGTACAGTAGAAAGCAAAAAAACAACTTATTCAAGCCACAGAGTACTTCATCGGCAAAGCCAAAAGTATGGGTTGGTAGATAGCAAAGGTAAAGTTTTATTGCCTGATGACTACGATTGGATAGGTAACTTTAGCGAAGGATTAGCTTCTATTGTATTAAGAACAAAAACTGGGTATGTCAATGCAGACGGAAAGGTGACGATTCCTTTGGTGTATGACGAAGGTTGGGCGTTTCGTTATGGTTTTGCTAGGGTAAGTATACGTCAAAAAATGGCCATGATTAATCAACAGGGCAAGTTGTTGGTGCC
Coding sequences within it:
- a CDS encoding WG repeat-containing protein, which translates into the protein MKLYTTEQCMLLNGQPLGSGAEGNVYEVVAPTAFKNYVAKVYHRHEQHKHRASKIKHLITAQASSNISSAVILPKECLYNEEGDFVGFLMPRVNAPYHLTSLCSLSLPHNAPEAWYNKYARVPYNLYFRLLICKNLAEVVASLHQTGQYVFADLKPENIKVNLQGDVFVIDVDSIQVTQDQALLFATEKITPEYAPQEVKQIHFKHEIVPVHWDHFSLGVIFYKVLLGLHPYTGTCLPPYEDLVSNEQKIQANLLPLGDQAQHFDIIPEPHQAFGQLPSSVQQLLETSFSVTPSQRPDALCWQQTLEKELKVLGKPKIKKQVIVVAGKLASAAQAHPVDVPSKPSKAHRDVAKLIAVNITAFMILMALVRFVSASNLFKQTTLVSPLVVTPLNSTVESKKTTYSSHRVLHRQSQKYGLVDSKGKVLLPDDYDWIGNFSEGLASIVLRTKTGYVNADGKVTIPLVYDEGWAFRYGFARVSIRQKMAMINQQGKLLVPLYYDGVWNFDLPAKGLARVERQGKYGFINQQGKEAIKLWFDWADDFAGRATTKVKIKGETYIINRLGKVLGRAKRLK